In a single window of the Paenibacillus sp. MMS20-IR301 genome:
- a CDS encoding ABC transporter substrate-binding protein: protein MRDTEGLRGYKGYKLMALSALLLMLLPALAGCSAEAAEEPPPPATQPVTVEYWTPFSGGDNIFMTELVEQFNREHEDIRIDQINSRLDDYYSRLRTAILSGNAPDLAIIHTTNLPQFVQNGYIESLDGLAADTGLDWGQFNAKIAGSTVYGGAHYAVPLDTHTLVLYYNKKYLREAGLLDAEDKPLIGKGEEGFKAFLQQLRTAVPAGVAPLALPSTRIDSVWLWWSLYNQMQGGGSFYNPEGTQAVFNNKASQQTLEFVNSLYQDELIPPDINDAFKLFYDGEAATLITGVWGTGAFEKDEKLELGVVPVPVIYDHPAVWGDSHTLAIPAKSEMSAEKRKAAMVFARWAVEHGVMWAEAGHVPSSLKVVESEAYTALKFRSDYANTANSVAYWPRNVRQWSINEEIIRQFERMIYKEQSPEQALQRAVDSINLQLKK, encoded by the coding sequence ATGAGAGATACAGAAGGCTTGAGAGGATACAAAGGATATAAACTGATGGCGCTTTCAGCATTGCTGCTGATGCTGCTGCCGGCACTGGCCGGCTGCAGTGCAGAGGCTGCGGAAGAGCCTCCGCCGCCTGCTACCCAGCCGGTGACCGTGGAGTACTGGACTCCGTTCAGCGGCGGCGACAATATTTTCATGACTGAACTGGTGGAGCAATTTAACCGGGAGCATGAGGATATCCGGATTGATCAGATCAACTCGCGGCTTGATGATTATTATTCCCGGCTGCGTACAGCAATTTTGTCCGGCAATGCACCGGATCTGGCGATAATCCACACCACCAATCTGCCGCAGTTCGTGCAGAACGGCTATATCGAGTCCCTTGACGGGCTGGCGGCGGACACGGGGCTTGACTGGGGCCAGTTCAATGCCAAGATCGCCGGGTCCACAGTTTATGGAGGCGCCCATTATGCTGTACCGCTGGATACGCATACACTGGTGCTCTATTATAATAAGAAATATTTAAGAGAGGCCGGGCTGCTTGATGCAGAGGATAAACCGCTGATCGGCAAGGGGGAAGAGGGATTCAAGGCATTCCTGCAGCAGCTGAGAACAGCGGTTCCGGCCGGAGTTGCACCGCTGGCACTCCCCAGCACACGGATAGATTCCGTGTGGCTGTGGTGGAGCCTGTACAATCAGATGCAGGGCGGCGGCAGCTTCTATAATCCGGAAGGCACACAGGCGGTCTTTAACAACAAGGCTTCGCAGCAGACATTGGAGTTCGTGAACAGCTTATATCAGGACGAACTGATCCCGCCGGACATTAATGATGCTTTCAAGCTCTTCTATGACGGTGAGGCTGCTACATTGATAACAGGCGTGTGGGGAACGGGCGCTTTTGAGAAGGATGAGAAGCTGGAGCTGGGTGTGGTTCCGGTTCCGGTGATCTATGATCATCCGGCAGTGTGGGGAGACTCCCATACGCTCGCTATTCCGGCCAAAAGCGAGATGAGCGCGGAGAAGCGCAAAGCCGCTATGGTCTTTGCCCGCTGGGCGGTGGAGCATGGAGTAATGTGGGCGGAAGCCGGGCATGTGCCGAGTTCCCTGAAGGTTGTAGAGAGTGAGGCATACACCGCACTGAAATTCCGCAGCGATTATGCCAATACCGCCAACTCTGTGGCCTACTGGCCGAGAAATGTCAGGCAGTGGAGTATTAATGAAGAGATTATCCGGCAGTTTGAGCGGATGATCTACAAGGAGCAAAGTCCGGAGCAGGCGCTGCAGAGGGCGGTGGACAGCATTAACCTTCAGCTGAAGAAATGA
- a CDS encoding sensor histidine kinase produces MKSFHSWFRNLALARKLILINVVFIVLPLGLMGYFAFARFTETTERKVGDYQLQTLKQLTLNIDTYMNELNRLTVMPYQYPKVTEYLATKRAPGEPLTLDEISGLNSFVTQVFLNGRVDILGVSLYGTGGASYVVMPESQYVTTYKLDENVSWLGRFKGHYGQPVYVATHDLSASGGNVYQAFSIVRELRSFDDGVTLGYIVIDVDPKFISEILSKVKLDVKELLYITDDAGQLVVRKDHGEGLAAPELKPDMAGEGVSHVKSDGEGLLVAHVTSEVTGWTTVGVVPVSSLMKDTEVLRTYIILTGVICVGLALLLYVFIAYRITQPLRKLSRLMRSVERGDLSKAFPVSGTDEVGMLGHSFNGMIAKLSELGYLLYETEIREKDAQIAALQSKINPHFLYNTLGSISMYAELEGSPEIITMSNSLSKLLRYSLSGRKEHVTLQDELDHVGGYMKIQQMRYEERIQFTMIIEPSLLGCQVIPLMIQPLVENAINHALDKGIGQGRITLAADRSDHVLRITVEDDGIGMNADALEALRLHLCSTKDLGGRTGNGLLNVHRRIVLHYGEEYGLFLESMPFQGFKAVLKLPVINYQGTAREEDVDAQNTDR; encoded by the coding sequence TTGAAATCATTCCACAGCTGGTTCAGGAATCTGGCGCTTGCGCGCAAGCTGATTCTTATCAATGTCGTATTCATCGTGCTTCCGCTGGGGCTGATGGGTTATTTCGCCTTTGCCCGCTTCACCGAAACGACGGAGCGCAAGGTGGGGGATTATCAGCTTCAGACACTGAAGCAGCTCACTTTGAATATCGACACCTATATGAATGAGCTGAACCGGCTTACCGTGATGCCGTATCAATACCCCAAGGTGACCGAATATCTTGCAACCAAGCGTGCCCCCGGTGAACCGCTGACACTGGATGAGATCAGCGGGCTGAACAGCTTCGTTACCCAGGTGTTTCTGAACGGCCGGGTAGATATTCTGGGTGTCTCCCTGTACGGAACCGGCGGGGCTTCGTATGTCGTGATGCCGGAGAGCCAATATGTCACGACTTACAAGCTGGATGAGAATGTCAGCTGGCTGGGCAGGTTCAAGGGCCATTACGGGCAGCCGGTATATGTGGCTACCCATGATCTCAGCGCAAGCGGCGGAAATGTGTATCAGGCCTTCTCTATAGTCCGCGAGCTGCGCAGCTTCGATGACGGGGTTACACTCGGATACATTGTGATTGATGTGGACCCCAAGTTTATCAGTGAGATTCTGTCCAAGGTTAAGCTGGATGTCAAGGAGCTGCTGTACATTACTGATGACGCCGGACAATTGGTTGTCCGCAAGGACCATGGTGAGGGGCTGGCTGCCCCTGAGCTGAAGCCGGATATGGCCGGGGAAGGGGTAAGCCATGTGAAGTCGGACGGCGAGGGGCTGCTCGTTGCCCATGTGACCTCTGAAGTAACGGGCTGGACTACGGTAGGCGTCGTTCCGGTCTCCAGCCTGATGAAGGATACTGAGGTGCTGCGTACGTATATCATTCTTACCGGCGTTATCTGTGTAGGCCTTGCCCTGCTCTTGTATGTATTCATTGCCTACCGCATTACTCAGCCGCTGCGCAAGCTGAGCCGGCTGATGCGCAGTGTCGAGCGCGGAGATCTTAGTAAGGCCTTCCCGGTGAGCGGAACGGATGAAGTGGGGATGCTGGGCCACTCGTTTAACGGTATGATTGCCAAGCTGAGTGAGCTGGGCTATCTGCTCTACGAGACGGAGATCCGGGAGAAGGACGCGCAGATTGCAGCTCTGCAGAGCAAGATTAACCCGCATTTCCTCTATAATACACTGGGCTCGATCAGTATGTACGCTGAGCTTGAGGGCAGTCCGGAGATCATAACGATGTCGAACAGCCTCAGCAAGCTGCTGCGCTACAGCCTGAGCGGGCGCAAGGAGCATGTAACACTGCAGGATGAGCTGGATCATGTCGGCGGCTATATGAAAATCCAGCAGATGCGCTATGAGGAGCGCATTCAGTTCACGATGATAATCGAGCCTTCGCTGCTCGGCTGCCAGGTGATTCCGCTGATGATCCAGCCGCTGGTAGAGAATGCAATCAACCATGCGCTGGACAAGGGTATCGGCCAGGGGCGGATAACATTGGCTGCCGACCGCAGCGATCATGTGCTTAGAATCACAGTCGAGGACGACGGCATCGGCATGAATGCCGATGCGCTGGAAGCGCTCCGCCTGCATCTGTGCAGCACGAAGGACCTGGGCGGCCGTACAGGCAACGGGCTGCTGAATGTACACCGCCGGATTGTGCTGCATTATGGCGAGGAATACGGGCTTTTCCTGGAGAGCATGCCGTTTCAGGGCTTCAAGGCAGTGCTGAAGCTGCCGGTCATTAACTATCAGGGTACAGCGAGGGAGGAGGACGTAGATGCCCAGAATACTGATCGTTGA
- a CDS encoding family 43 glycosylhydrolase: MKFKSEEPQRKVGWGKPERRITCAIAAVLLLILAGGAYLLLQHGSDRADVAYSGHGGTFKNTLAEMDTPDPSVMYKDGYYYMTFTHNGTDIMVMKSRTLDFRQAERKVVWYPPAETAYSANLWAPEIQYIRGSWYIYFAADDGNNENHRMYVLQGDSGDPLGEYTFKGQVADSTDKWAIDGLAMEVDGELYFVWSGWEGDVNAAQNTYIAPMSDPLTISGPRVLLSEPLLDWERAGGPPYINEGQSVLQHEGRTFIVYSGAGSWTPYYSLGLLALKPGGNPLEPVGWTKSEEPLLAMDEAAGVYGPGHNSFTVSPDGSEQWIVYHATSGEADGWNNRKARAQPVSWDDTGLPVFGKPLALSAALAVPAGTGVFRAEEAVRSGNRLEYPALPAAIDSNTPLLVHYVNPGGAAAEAAAAVNGGPPAVLQLPPTGEDEPGYAYLRLPFTAGKNTVSLELPEGSSAAIKAVEISRYEGEAQTLEGEAAAEDNPYASGGAAASLNGSGAALRFGNIQVPHSGTYTVSVSVLNASPGAKLEAAVNGGTRTAVTLEPQERNQPEFIQLELKLRSGGNEIILFDSEGSFGIDYMDIWQTSE, encoded by the coding sequence ATGAAATTCAAATCAGAAGAGCCGCAGCGCAAGGTAGGGTGGGGGAAGCCTGAACGTAGAATAACCTGCGCCATCGCTGCGGTGCTGTTACTTATACTGGCAGGAGGTGCGTACTTGTTGCTGCAGCACGGGAGTGACAGAGCAGATGTGGCCTATAGCGGGCATGGCGGAACATTTAAGAACACACTTGCCGAGATGGATACCCCAGACCCGAGCGTGATGTATAAGGATGGATATTATTACATGACCTTTACCCATAACGGAACGGATATTATGGTAATGAAGTCACGTACGCTCGATTTCCGGCAAGCGGAACGCAAGGTGGTATGGTACCCGCCGGCGGAGACCGCTTATTCAGCAAATTTGTGGGCACCCGAGATTCAATATATCCGGGGAAGCTGGTATATCTATTTCGCCGCTGATGACGGAAATAACGAGAATCACCGGATGTATGTGCTGCAAGGGGACAGCGGAGATCCACTGGGTGAGTACACGTTCAAAGGCCAGGTGGCTGACAGCACGGACAAATGGGCGATTGACGGACTGGCGATGGAAGTGGACGGGGAGCTGTATTTCGTCTGGTCCGGCTGGGAAGGGGATGTAAATGCCGCGCAGAACACCTATATTGCGCCGATGAGTGATCCCCTGACGATCAGCGGGCCGCGAGTGCTGCTGAGTGAGCCGCTCCTTGACTGGGAACGGGCCGGAGGGCCGCCGTACATTAATGAAGGCCAGTCGGTGCTTCAGCATGAAGGCCGCACGTTCATTGTCTATTCTGGGGCGGGCAGCTGGACACCGTACTATAGTCTGGGCCTCTTGGCCCTGAAGCCTGGCGGGAATCCGCTGGAACCGGTAGGCTGGACCAAATCGGAAGAGCCGCTGCTGGCGATGGATGAAGCCGCCGGGGTATACGGGCCGGGGCATAATTCGTTCACGGTGTCACCGGACGGCAGTGAACAATGGATCGTCTACCACGCTACGAGCGGAGAAGCGGACGGCTGGAACAACCGTAAAGCCCGGGCCCAGCCTGTGAGCTGGGATGATACCGGGCTGCCGGTCTTCGGCAAGCCGCTGGCGCTGAGTGCGGCGCTGGCGGTCCCGGCCGGAACAGGCGTGTTCCGGGCAGAGGAGGCTGTCCGCAGCGGGAACCGCCTGGAGTATCCGGCGCTGCCTGCGGCAATAGACAGCAATACTCCGCTGCTGGTGCATTATGTGAATCCGGGCGGAGCCGCAGCGGAAGCGGCGGCAGCGGTGAACGGCGGGCCGCCGGCCGTGCTGCAGCTTCCGCCAACGGGAGAAGATGAGCCCGGCTACGCGTATCTGCGCTTGCCGTTCACAGCCGGGAAGAATACAGTATCCCTGGAGCTGCCGGAAGGCAGCAGCGCTGCAATTAAGGCGGTGGAAATTTCGCGTTATGAAGGCGAAGCCCAGACGCTGGAGGGGGAGGCGGCAGCGGAGGATAATCCGTATGCCTCCGGCGGGGCGGCGGCCAGCCTGAACGGCAGCGGTGCTGCGCTGCGTTTCGGTAATATTCAGGTTCCGCACAGCGGTACCTACACAGTGTCTGTATCTGTACTGAATGCTTCACCGGGGGCGAAGCTGGAAGCGGCGGTGAACGGAGGAACGAGAACCGCAGTAACGCTGGAGCCGCAGGAACGGAACCAGCCGGAATTCATTCAGCTGGAGCTGAAGCTGCGCAGCGGCGGCAATGAAATCATTCTTTTTGACAGCGAAGGCAGCTTCGGTATAGATTATATGGATATATGGCAGACAAGTGAATAA
- a CDS encoding histidine--tRNA ligase: MQNIKGTYDYFGREQAIRQNVRATLQELFELYGFESMDTALLNELELLTSKYAGGDEILREMYQLTDQGGRRLGLRYDLTIPFAKVIALNPGIEFPYRRYEIGKVFRDGPVKKGRLREFLQCDADVVGIAGPQAEAELMQLAAEVFRRLDIPVVLKWNNRRFLGEILSAVAVPPEEQLSAMLTLDKLAKIGSGGVLAELTDKQLAADTVQQIAGLLTLDNPEFGQLVEQYQLEGLPGAGEVLALQQLIDGVGLGAVCVFDPFLSRGLSFYTGTVYEIFDASGRYTSSLGGGGRYDAIIGKLVGRDDIAYPTVGISFGMESVMALLGGRPAEAEDRCGVLIIPVGGYMPQALTAAAVLRAAGIRTNVDSGTRKLKKTLAGASAKGFRYVIMIGETEAALGKLRLKDMTLQSETLVSVEEAVRLI, from the coding sequence ATGCAAAATATTAAAGGTACCTATGATTACTTCGGCCGTGAGCAGGCCATCCGCCAGAATGTCCGGGCCACATTACAGGAGCTGTTCGAGCTGTACGGATTCGAATCCATGGATACGGCGCTGCTGAATGAGCTGGAGCTGCTGACTTCCAAATATGCCGGGGGTGACGAGATTCTGCGCGAAATGTACCAGCTGACCGATCAGGGCGGACGCAGGCTTGGGCTGCGGTATGATCTGACGATTCCTTTTGCCAAGGTCATTGCCCTGAATCCGGGAATTGAATTCCCGTACCGGCGCTATGAGATCGGCAAGGTGTTCAGGGACGGGCCGGTCAAAAAAGGCCGGCTGCGTGAGTTCCTGCAATGTGACGCCGACGTCGTCGGTATTGCCGGCCCGCAGGCCGAGGCGGAGCTGATGCAGCTGGCGGCGGAAGTCTTCCGCCGGCTGGACATTCCGGTTGTTCTGAAGTGGAACAACCGCCGCTTCCTAGGAGAGATTCTCAGTGCTGTCGCAGTTCCGCCGGAGGAGCAGCTCTCCGCAATGCTGACGCTCGATAAGCTGGCCAAAATCGGCAGCGGCGGTGTACTGGCCGAGCTGACGGATAAGCAGCTGGCAGCGGACACGGTGCAGCAGATTGCCGGACTGCTTACGCTGGACAATCCGGAATTCGGGCAGCTGGTGGAGCAATATCAACTTGAAGGACTGCCGGGGGCAGGTGAGGTTCTTGCTCTGCAGCAGCTGATTGACGGGGTTGGCCTGGGAGCCGTCTGTGTCTTCGATCCTTTTCTCTCACGCGGCCTCTCCTTCTATACGGGAACCGTCTATGAAATCTTCGATGCTTCCGGCCGCTATACTTCAAGCCTGGGCGGCGGCGGCCGGTATGATGCCATCATCGGGAAGCTTGTGGGGCGTGATGATATAGCATACCCGACCGTGGGGATCTCCTTCGGGATGGAATCGGTTATGGCTCTGCTGGGCGGACGTCCGGCGGAGGCGGAGGACCGCTGCGGCGTGCTGATCATTCCGGTCGGCGGATATATGCCGCAGGCGCTGACTGCTGCCGCTGTACTGCGGGCCGCGGGCATCCGCACGAATGTGGACAGCGGCACGCGCAAGCTCAAAAAAACGCTGGCCGGAGCCAGCGCTAAAGGGTTCCGCTATGTGATTATGATCGGAGAAACCGAAGCAGCTCTCGGCAAGCTGCGGCTGAAGGATATGACGCTGCAGAGTGAAACGCTGGTTAGTGTGGAGGAGGCCGTCCGGTTGATATAG
- a CDS encoding sugar ABC transporter permease, with amino-acid sequence MKSIWTSRFTSFLFILPYLAAFGMFLLFPILYGFVISLQDFELLSKAHPFVGLRNYITIFTPGTYENSIFFRGLWTTLQFVLYSVPLLIVAGLGIAMLVNSLPSKVRGLFRTFYFLPYALSASVMAVIWLMMFDTNAGFINSLLQKLGLTGIPWLTATPWVWIALVITTLWWTIGFNMIIFVNALNEVPEDYYEAAAIDGANAWNRFVSITLPSIRPVMLFVMITSTIASFNIYAQPFLLSRGGPGDTTKVLLMNVLDQAFVRKDIGSASAMAILMALLIMMVSIVQFRLTNRKEKV; translated from the coding sequence TTGAAAAGCATATGGACTTCACGCTTCACCTCATTCCTGTTCATCCTGCCTTATCTTGCAGCCTTTGGGATGTTCCTGCTCTTTCCGATTCTGTACGGCTTTGTGATCAGCCTGCAGGATTTTGAACTGTTGTCTAAGGCACACCCGTTTGTAGGATTGCGTAATTATATTACGATTTTCACACCCGGCACGTATGAGAACAGTATCTTCTTCCGGGGGCTGTGGACCACGCTGCAGTTTGTCTTGTATTCGGTTCCGCTGCTGATTGTGGCGGGGCTTGGTATAGCTATGCTGGTCAACTCGCTGCCGTCCAAAGTGCGCGGCCTGTTCAGAACCTTCTACTTCCTGCCGTATGCGTTATCGGCTTCAGTAATGGCGGTGATCTGGCTGATGATGTTTGATACGAACGCAGGGTTCATCAACAGCCTGCTGCAAAAGCTGGGGCTGACCGGGATTCCCTGGCTGACCGCCACCCCGTGGGTCTGGATTGCCCTGGTCATCACCACGCTGTGGTGGACCATCGGGTTCAATATGATTATTTTTGTGAATGCACTCAATGAGGTGCCTGAGGATTATTATGAAGCGGCTGCCATCGACGGAGCCAATGCCTGGAACCGGTTCGTGTCGATTACGCTGCCTTCCATCCGCCCGGTGATGCTGTTCGTCATGATTACTTCAACCATCGCCTCCTTCAATATTTATGCCCAGCCGTTCCTGCTGTCGCGCGGAGGTCCGGGGGATACGACCAAGGTGCTGCTCATGAATGTGCTGGATCAGGCGTTCGTGCGCAAGGATATCGGCTCCGCTTCCGCGATGGCCATTCTGATGGCGCTGCTGATCATGATGGTATCCATCGTTCAATTCCGTCTTACGAACCGGAAGGAGAAGGTATAG
- a CDS encoding response regulator — MPRILIVDDESVFRKGLRKMITSLEGNWEVVGEASDGYDALDKLDELSPEVLLTDIRMPRMDGIQLQQMAGGRFKDLITVVVSGYDEFAYVQQSMRQGAKDYLTKPVERQELSRVLEKLGRELAERKALPVQQTEAWQARPVLKRHVAGHLSESLLKGKTGESDLQLLRELGFTIRHPYFICMVIKLDKHSVEKERYLQSDASLFLLYIQQVVQEMIDRHATGISFVLSDTEVVALLNTAEPQQSLSAPGALGDMIRRQIRSLSNLTVTIGVSNPAEGLPGIPKAYTEAGIALLYRLIEGGDKLLDYALMTRRPHSGGGPLKWSWEMLEKSIVDGRVASIGAIVEHMIEELCSTAESPESIHQQICKLLLYYYELSEELGVTESWLGSKDIRKVLFDVCSLSSRQELAEKCRGLLLGLTGCIAKSREAKDPDPVHAAQRYISQHYHHPLSLKEVADEVYLNPAYFSNLFKQRTGVTFIEFLTHIRIDEARKKLAFTDDKISRIAEETGFGNVRHFNRVFKNASGFSPKEYRDSTRIGPAARAPGEQ; from the coding sequence ATGCCCAGAATACTGATCGTTGACGATGAATCGGTCTTCCGCAAAGGATTGCGCAAAATGATCACCAGCCTGGAAGGAAACTGGGAGGTAGTCGGTGAAGCCAGTGACGGCTATGATGCACTCGACAAGCTGGATGAGCTGTCGCCGGAGGTGCTGCTTACCGATATCCGCATGCCGCGGATGGACGGGATCCAGCTGCAGCAGATGGCCGGCGGGCGCTTCAAGGATCTGATAACCGTTGTCGTTAGCGGTTATGATGAATTCGCTTATGTGCAGCAGTCGATGCGCCAGGGGGCGAAGGATTATTTGACGAAGCCGGTTGAGCGCCAGGAGCTGAGCCGGGTGCTGGAGAAGCTGGGACGGGAGCTGGCTGAGCGCAAGGCGCTGCCGGTGCAGCAGACTGAGGCCTGGCAGGCCCGGCCGGTACTGAAGCGCCATGTGGCTGGCCACCTGAGCGAGAGTCTGCTCAAAGGCAAGACAGGCGAAAGTGACCTGCAGCTGCTGCGCGAGCTGGGCTTCACCATCCGGCATCCCTATTTCATCTGCATGGTGATTAAGCTCGATAAGCATTCCGTCGAGAAAGAGCGCTATCTGCAGAGCGATGCCTCGCTGTTCCTCCTGTATATCCAGCAGGTAGTCCAGGAGATGATTGACCGGCATGCGACCGGCATAAGCTTCGTGCTGTCGGATACGGAAGTGGTGGCGCTGCTGAATACAGCGGAGCCGCAGCAGTCCCTGTCGGCACCGGGAGCCCTCGGCGATATGATCCGCAGGCAGATCCGCTCATTGTCGAACCTGACGGTGACGATCGGGGTGAGCAATCCGGCGGAAGGGCTGCCGGGCATTCCGAAGGCCTATACTGAAGCGGGAATCGCCCTCTTATACCGCTTAATCGAAGGCGGTGATAAGCTGCTGGATTATGCGCTTATGACAAGGCGCCCCCACTCCGGCGGCGGACCGCTGAAATGGTCGTGGGAGATGCTGGAGAAGTCGATTGTGGATGGCCGGGTAGCCAGCATCGGTGCAATTGTCGAGCATATGATTGAAGAGCTGTGCAGCACGGCGGAATCGCCGGAGAGCATTCACCAGCAGATCTGCAAGCTGCTGCTCTACTACTATGAATTATCCGAAGAGCTTGGCGTGACCGAGTCCTGGCTCGGTTCGAAGGATATCCGCAAAGTGCTGTTCGATGTATGCAGCCTGTCGTCGCGGCAGGAGCTGGCCGAGAAATGCCGGGGGCTGCTGCTCGGTCTGACCGGTTGTATTGCGAAATCCAGGGAAGCGAAGGATCCGGACCCGGTGCATGCGGCCCAGCGTTATATTTCGCAGCATTATCATCATCCGCTGAGCCTGAAGGAGGTGGCGGACGAGGTATATTTGAACCCTGCTTATTTCAGCAATCTGTTCAAACAGCGGACCGGCGTTACTTTTATCGAATTCCTGACCCATATCCGGATCGATGAAGCCCGCAAAAAGCTGGCGTTCACCGATGACAAAATCAGCAGAATCGCCGAGGAAACAGGGTTTGGCAATGTACGCCATTTCAACCGTGTTTTCAAGAACGCAAGCGGCTTCTCACCCAAGGAATACAGGGACAGCACGCGTATAGGGCCGGCAGCCAGAGCCCCCGGTGAACAATAG
- a CDS encoding carbohydrate ABC transporter permease — MSKAQKTGLLLLAVLIAAAVLLPLVWMLSTAFKNDFEALSGRMNFFPKKPTIDNFAQGLNGELMNTPILRWIVNSLSVGIVGTAIVLLIDSMAAFALARLPDLPLRRTLFSMFIASLMIPGVLTFLPMYIEFNTLGLINTYQALILPATAGAFGVFLLYQFFISFPKEIEEAARIDGVNKWNLYARILLPSAVSIMMTLGIFTFMGIYNDFVWPLYATTSPEMRTITAGIAMMATGSYTQSYGKLMAMTTIAALPVLIIFIAGQKSFVKAITSSGVK; from the coding sequence ATGAGTAAAGCCCAAAAAACAGGCCTGCTGCTTCTGGCTGTTCTGATTGCAGCAGCCGTGCTGCTGCCGCTGGTCTGGATGCTGTCGACAGCCTTCAAGAATGATTTCGAAGCCCTTTCGGGGCGGATGAACTTCTTCCCGAAGAAGCCGACGATTGACAACTTTGCCCAGGGGCTGAACGGTGAGCTGATGAATACGCCGATTCTGCGCTGGATCGTTAACTCCCTGTCAGTAGGGATCGTTGGCACAGCCATTGTCCTGCTGATAGATTCCATGGCCGCATTTGCGCTGGCCCGGCTCCCGGATCTGCCGCTGCGCCGCACCTTGTTCTCGATGTTCATCGCTTCGCTGATGATTCCGGGCGTGCTGACCTTTCTGCCGATGTATATCGAATTCAATACCCTTGGACTGATCAACACCTATCAGGCGCTGATTCTGCCGGCGACCGCCGGAGCGTTCGGGGTGTTCCTGCTGTACCAGTTCTTCATTTCCTTCCCGAAGGAGATTGAAGAGGCAGCGCGGATCGACGGAGTGAACAAATGGAATCTGTATGCCCGGATTCTGCTGCCGTCGGCGGTATCGATCATGATGACGCTGGGCATTTTCACCTTTATGGGAATTTATAACGACTTCGTCTGGCCGCTCTATGCGACTACCTCGCCGGAGATGCGGACGATCACAGCAGGGATCGCAATGATGGCTACGGGAAGCTACACCCAAAGCTACGGCAAGCTGATGGCGATGACGACGATCGCGGCGCTGCCGGTGCTGATTATTTTCATCGCCGGGCAGAAATCCTTCGTCAAGGCGATTACGAGCTCAGGTGTGAAATAG
- a CDS encoding chromate transporter, giving the protein MEQPVRREQGIIRSLLEILLVSGKLGFTSFGGPIAHLAYFHEEYIRKRKWMDEKNYADLVALCQFLPGPASSQVGIGMGVMRAGVLGGIVSFLGFALPSAAALMIFALILQGMDVSSAGWIHGLKIVAVAVVAHAITGMASKLAPDLPRKAIALAAMVITLLWQTAYSQVAIILLSAIVGFLLYSRLEAGSDDRVSFPVKRRFAIGCLVLFAGLLVLLPVLRQVTSIRWIAMFDSFYRSGSLVFGGGHVVLPLLEREFVTTGWVSEEAFLAGYGAAQAIPGPLFTFASYLGAVMNGWPGGLLATVAIFLPAFLLIAGSLPFWDTVRHNPKAKGALTGVNAAVIGILISAFYQPIWTSSIQAPLDFAFAAVLFSMLVYWKLPPWIVVLTGAAGGMLMGIYA; this is encoded by the coding sequence GTGGAGCAGCCGGTACGGAGGGAACAGGGGATAATTAGATCATTACTTGAGATTCTGCTGGTGTCAGGCAAATTAGGTTTTACATCCTTCGGCGGGCCGATTGCCCATCTGGCATATTTTCATGAGGAATATATCCGCAAAAGAAAATGGATGGATGAGAAAAATTACGCCGATTTAGTAGCATTATGCCAGTTTTTGCCCGGCCCGGCCAGCAGCCAGGTGGGGATAGGGATGGGGGTTATGCGGGCCGGTGTGCTGGGCGGGATTGTCTCATTTCTCGGGTTCGCATTGCCTTCTGCAGCTGCCTTAATGATCTTTGCCCTGATTCTGCAGGGGATGGATGTAAGCAGTGCGGGCTGGATACATGGCTTGAAAATAGTTGCAGTTGCCGTTGTAGCACATGCCATTACAGGAATGGCCTCCAAACTGGCTCCGGACCTGCCTAGAAAAGCTATAGCCCTGGCGGCAATGGTGATTACATTATTGTGGCAGACTGCCTATTCCCAGGTGGCTATTATTCTCCTGTCCGCTATTGTTGGGTTCCTGCTCTACAGCCGGCTGGAAGCCGGTTCGGATGACCGGGTCAGCTTTCCGGTGAAGCGCAGATTTGCCATAGGCTGTTTAGTGTTGTTTGCTGGACTGCTGGTGCTGCTTCCGGTTCTAAGACAAGTTACCTCCATACGCTGGATTGCTATGTTCGACAGCTTCTACCGCTCCGGTTCGCTTGTGTTTGGCGGTGGACATGTTGTCCTGCCTTTGCTTGAACGGGAATTTGTCACAACAGGCTGGGTAAGCGAAGAGGCGTTTCTTGCCGGATACGGGGCAGCCCAGGCCATTCCGGGACCGCTGTTTACCTTTGCCTCTTATCTCGGTGCTGTGATGAACGGCTGGCCGGGCGGGCTGCTGGCAACGGTTGCTATTTTCCTGCCTGCATTTCTGCTAATCGCCGGAAGCCTGCCTTTCTGGGATACTGTGCGGCATAATCCAAAAGCAAAAGGTGCCTTAACGGGCGTAAATGCAGCCGTGATAGGAATATTGATCTCTGCTTTCTATCAGCCGATCTGGACCAGCTCCATACAGGCGCCTCTTGATTTTGCTTTTGCCGCTGTCTTGTTCAGCATGCTGGTTTACTGGAAATTGCCGCCTTGGATCGTAGTGTTAACCGGTGCGGCGGGCGGAATGCTTATGGGTATTTATGCTTAA